Within bacterium, the genomic segment CGCAGCTCCTCCATGGTGCCGAGGGCGATCAGCCGGCCCTCGTGGATGATGCCGGCGCGGTCGCACATACGCTCGGCTACCTCGAGTATATGGGTGGACATGAAGATCGTGGCGCCGTGGTCAACCAGGCCGCGCAGCAGGTCCTTGAGACTGCGCGCCGCCTTGGGATCAAGGCCGACAGTGGGTTCATCAAGGAAGAGGACGCGGGGTTCATGGACCAGGGCGCCGGCGAGGGCCACTTTCTGCTTCATCCCGTGCGAGAACTCTTCGATCAGCTCGTCGGCGCGATCGTTGATCTCGAAAATATCAAAGAGCTGCTGCACCCGCCGTGCGGCGTCGGGTTCGGGCACGCGATAGAGACGGGCCATGAAGTGGACGAACTCGCGCGCGGTTAGTTTTTCATAGAGGACCGGCGATTCCTGCACTAGGCCGAAGAGCCGTTTGGCCCCAAGTGGATCCGCGGCCATGTCGATGCCGTCAATGAGCACGCGTCCCCGGTCCGGATGGAGCAGCCCGGTCATCATCTTGATCGAGGTGGTTTTGCCGGCGCCGTTAGGGCCGAGGAAGACGAAGAGCTCATTTTCGATCCGCAATGAGAGCTCTTCAACCGCGACCCGCTCCCCGAACGATTTGTGCAGTTTTTCGACCTCAAGCATAAGAGGAGACTTCCCCCGTATTGTTGATCTCCATGCTGTACTTCCCGGAAAGTGGATAAGCGGTATCAGGATTTGAGGATGGCCAGAAAGGCTTCCTGGGGCACTTCGACGCGGCCCAGCTGTTTCATCCGTTTCTTGCCCTCTTTCTGTTTTTCGAGCAGCTTGCGCTTGCGGGTGATATCGCCGCCGTAGCACTTGGCAGTGACGTTTTTACGCACAGCGCGGACGGTTTCGCGGGCAATGACCTTGCTGCCGATGGCGGCTTGGATCGCCACCTCGAATTGCTGACGCGGGATGAGTTCGCTCAGTTTTTCGCAGACACGGCGGCCCCACTCGTAGGCCTTGTCCCGGTGGACGATGGTCGAGAGCGCATCAACCGACTCGCCGTTGAGGAGGATGTCGAGCTTGACCACCGGGCCCTCGCGAAAGCCGGTGAACTCGTAATCGAAGGAGGCATACCCGCGCGTCACCGATTTGAGTTTGTCGTAGAAATCGAAAATGACCTCGCTCAACGGAAATTCGTAGTGCATGTTGACGCGGCTTTTATCGACGTATTCGGTATTGATATAAGTGCCGCGTCGCTCCATCGCCAGCGACATGATCGCGCCGATGTATTCGGCGGGTGTGACGATGCTGGCCTTGATATAGGGTTCCTCGACATGGTCGATATCGTTTGGGGAGGGCAGGTTGGCCGGATTATCCATCACCAGTTGGGTGCCCTTATTGGTGAAGACGTGGTACTCTACGTTCGGGACGGTGGTCACCAGGTCGAGGTCATATTCGCGCTCGAGACGCTCCTGGACGATCTCCATGTGGAGGAGACCGAGGAAACCGCAGCGGAATCCGAAGCCGAGGGCGAGCGAGGTTTCGGGCTCGTACCAGAGGGCCGAATCGTTCAGCTTTAATTTCTCCAGCGCTGC encodes:
- a CDS encoding ABC transporter ATP-binding protein — translated: MLEVEKLHKSFGERVAVEELSLRIENELFVFLGPNGAGKTTSIKMMTGLLHPDRGRVLIDGIDMAADPLGAKRLFGLVQESPVLYEKLTAREFVHFMARLYRVPEPDAARRVQQLFDIFEINDRADELIEEFSHGMKQKVALAGALVHEPRVLFLDEPTVGLDPKAARSLKDLLRGLVDHGATIFMSTHILEVAERMCDRAGIIHEGRLIALGTMEELRQQTATGKASLEEIFLQLTGSTNGDDVSRFLEEQ